A window of Streptomyces showdoensis genomic DNA:
TTCATGGACAGCCTCCCCGCCGAGGACTGAGCGCCACCGGAGCACGACGCCCGGACCCGGCCGCCGAGAGCGGCCGGTCCGGGTGTCCCCCGGCGCCTTGTGAAATTTCTTGCAGGATCTTGCAGGGCTTCCCCGGGCGCTGTTTGACTGCGCGCATGAGCAGCGACAGCCCCAGTGATGCCGAGACCGACATCGACGTCCTCGTCCTCGGCGGTGCCGGCGTCGACACCATCGTGTACGTCCCCGAACTGCCCCTGCCCTTCGCCGACAGCCACATGATCCGGCCCGGGATCGAGACCCGCGCCGGACAGACCGGCGACTTCGTCGCCCTCGGGCTGCACCGGCTGGGGTTGCGGACCCACCACCTCGACCTGGTCGGCGCCGACCCCGAGGGCGAGCTCGTCCGCCGCTTCCACCGGGACCAGGGCATCCCGCTCACCGAGGTGCCCCACCCCGCGGGGACCAAGCGGGCCGTCAACCTCGTCGGGCCCGACGGCCGCCGGCTCTCCCTGTACGACGCCACCCGGGGGCACGACGACGACCGGCTGCCCCCGGAGACCGTGAAGGCGCTCGCCGCCCGCAGCGGGCACGCCCACGTCTCGATCACCCAGCCCTGCGCCCACGCCCTGCCCGCGCTGCGCGACGCCGGGGTGACGCTCTCGACCGACCTGCACGACTGGGACGGCAGCTCCCCCTACCACGAGCCCTTCGCCCACGGGGCCGACGTGGTCTTCCTCTCCGCCGTCGCCCTGGACGACCCCGAACGCACCATGCGCGGCATCGCCGCCCACGGCCGCGCGTCCGTCGTCGTCGCCACCGCGGGTGCCGACGGCGCCTACCTCCTGGACGGCGCCGGGAGCCAGCTCGTCCATGTGCCCGCCGTCACCCCGCCCGCCCCCGTCGTCGACAGCAACGGCGCCGGCGACGCCTTCGCGGCGGGCTTCCTGGCCGCCTGGCTCTCGGGGGCGCCCGTGCGGGAGTGCGCGCTGCACGGCTCCGTGGCCGGGGCGTACGCCTGCACCGTGCCCGCGACCCGTACCGACGCCATCGGGCGGGACGCGCTCCGGGCGGAGGTGGCACGGCTGAGCGCCGCGGCCGGTGGTCACTGAGCCGTCGGGGGACATGTCAGGATCGGAGGATGACAGAGAAGATCATCGCGGCGTGTGACGGCGCCTCCAAGGGCAATCCCGGACCCGCCGCCTGGGCCTGGGTCATCGGTGCGGGGGACGGCGAGATCGCGCACTGGGAGGCCGGACCGCTCGGCACGGCGACCAACAACGTGGCCGAACTCACCGCCCTGCTCAGGCTCTTGGAGCACATGGACCCCGCCGTGCCCGCCGAGGTGCGGATGGACTCGCAGTACGCGATGAAGGCCGTCACCACCTGGCTGCCGGGCTGGCGCCGCAAGGGCTGGAAGACCTCGGCCGGCACCCCGGTCGCCAACAAGGACCTCGTGGTGCGCATCGACGAGCTGCTCGCCGACCGGCGCGTCGAGTTCGTGTACACCCCCGCCCACCAGGTCGACGGCGACCCCCTGAACGACGCCGCCGACCGCGCCGCCAGCCACACCGCCCGCACCCAGGAACCGGCCGGCTCCGCCGCCGGCTCGCCGCTTCCGCCGCCGGAGCCCGGTTCCAGCCGCCCGGCGGCCGCCAAGCGTGTCCCGAAGGCGGCCGGAGCGACGTCCCGAGGACCCCGGAAGGCGGGCTCCTCGGGCGCTCCCACGCTCAAGGCCCGGTTCCCCGGACGGTGCCGCTGCGGCAAGCCCTACGGCAAGGGGGAGACGATCACCAAGAACTCCGACGGCTGGGGGCATCCGACCTGCACGGACGCCGCTTCCTAGGGCCCCTCGGGAGGGGCCTTGGACCATGTGAGGGATCGGGGTGAACCGGACATTCACCCAGCCGTGCGCTCGGGTTCGTGTGGGGTTCTGTTCAGGAGGCGCTGGGGGCTGCATACTGTCCTCCTCGCACCGGTGACGAACCGTTTCATTGCCCGTTTTGCCCATCCGGCGAAGTGGTCGGCATCCGGCGCGAACCTCACCCCGTCATTCCCGCCGTGATCCGGCGTGGGATGTCCCCTGCCCGTGAAAGACCCGAGGTTCCGTGCCAGTACCTGTAGTCCTTGCCGGGCGCACCGTGCGCCTGGAGCCGCTGGCCATGCGCCACGCCGAGGGCATCGCCTGGGCGGGCGCACTGGATCGTGCGGCCTATGCCTACACCGCCGTGCCCCACGGCCTTGACGCCTCCTGCGACTACATCGCCCGCGCGCTCGCCGATCAGGCGGCGGGCCGGGCGTTGCCCTTCGCCCTGGTCAATCCCCGCAACGGCCGGGTCCTGGGATCCACCCGATTCCTGGAACTCGACTACTGGCGCGGACCCCTCGTGTGGCCGCCGACCACCGGCACGCCCCACGGCGACCCGCTGACGGCCGTGCCCGACGCGGTGGAGATCGGCAACACCTGGATCTCCACCGAGGCCCGCGGCACCGGCGTCAACACCGAGGCCAAGTACCTCATGCTGCGTCATGCGTTCGAGACCTGGGGCGTGCGCCGCCTCTCGATGCGGGCCGACGCCCGCAACAGCCGCTCCCGGGCCGCGATCGAACGTCTCGGCGCCACCTGCGAGGGCGTCCGCCGGGCCCACTCCCGCGGCCTGGACGGGGTCGTCCGCGACACCGCGTTCTACTCGATCCTCGACGAGGAGTGGCCGGCCGTGCGCGGCATCATCGAGCTGCGGCTCCCCGGCCTGCGCCCGCAGGGCGTCCTCGAACGGGCCTTCCCCGGCGAGACCCGGGAACACGGCGGCGCGGGCGAACTGCTGCCCGCGTAGCCGGAACACCCGGCGTCCCGCTCTGCCGCCCCGGCTCCGCAGGTCCCGCCCGGTCCGGCGCCGCCCGTCCGTCCGGCCGTGACAGGCCGGGCGGGACCGGGCGGGACCGGGCGGGTCACGGCGGGGCGGAGCTCAGACCGGCAGTCGCCCCGGCTGCCCCGCGCGGGGCGCCGGAGGCCGGGCGGCGCCGTCGGGAGCCCGGCCGCCCGGGTCGGGCACGGACGGCTCCGGGCGCAGTACGTCGTCGAGGCCGGCCAGCCGGATCAGCCGCAGGATCATCGGCTGGTCGCACACGAGGCGCCAGGCCGCGCCCCGCCCCCGCACGCGCTGCGCACACCGCACCAGGAGCCCGAGCCCCGACGCGTCGCAGAAGCCGAGATGGCGCAGGTCGACCGTGAGGGCGGTGGCCTCGCGGGTGAGGTCGTCCAGCTCGGGCCGGACGCGCTGCACCAGCACCAGGTCGAGCTCGCCGTACAGCTCGACAGTGGTCAGGCCCTCGCTCGACCGGACGGCGAGGTGCGGTTCGCGGCGTCGGATCAGATGCATGGACACGCTCCAGTGGATCGGCCCCCGTGGGTCGAGGTTCTCGGCCCACGAGGAGGCAGACACGTTTCTCCACATCTGCCATCACACGAAGAGGTGAATTCGGCGCATTTACGCCCGCTTGTGTCCCGCACTCGCCCCGGCGGCGCCCCGCAGGAGACCGGCCCTAGACCGCCGGCGGCACGACGGCGACCGGGCAGGCCGCGTGGTGCAGTACGGCGTGCGCGACGGAGCCCACGAGCAGGGTCTCGACCCGGTGCCTGCGGTGCCGGCCCACGACCAGGAGGCCCGCCTCCCGGGAGTCCTCCACCAGCCGGCCGGCCGCGTCGACGGGCGTGACGGTGGGGATCACCTCGACCTCGGGGTGGCGCTCGGTGAAGGGCCGCAGGCGTTCCTCCTGGCGGCGGGCGGTCAGGCCGACGAGCTCGGGGGTCTCGTCCGGCAGTGGCGGCGGCACCTGGAGGGCGGGTGCCGGAGCGCCGATGAGCAGGGCGGGGGAGGGCGGTACGGGATAGGCCGTCACCACCTCCAGCGGCACCCCGCGCCGCTTCGCCGCCTGGAAGGCGAACGCGACCACCTCGTCCGGGGTTTCGTCGGTGTGCAGCCCGAGCAGCACCCGCCCCGCCCGCGCCCCGCCCTCCAGTGACGCGGCCCGCGCCTCGTGCGGCACCACCACGACCGGGCAGGGGGCCGACGCGGCCAGGGTGCGGCTCGTCGAGCCGAGGAGCAGGCTCTTGAAGCCGCCCCGCCCCCGCGAGCCGACCACGAGGAGCCGGGCGTCGCGCGCGGCCGCGCTCAGGGCGTCGACCACGGACCCGTCCAGCGAGGCGTACCGCACGTCGAGCCCCTCGGCCTTCGCGCCGACGTGGGCGGCGAGCGCGTCCACGACGGTGTCGGGCATCTCGGGGGCGGGGCCCAGGGAGGCGATCCGGGCGCTGCCGAGCTGGAGCGCCTCGGGGCGGACGTGGGCGACGGTCAGCGGCGCCTCCAGGGCGTGGGCGACCCCGAGGGCCCATTCGAGCGCCCGCAGGCTGTGCTCGGAACCGTCCACTCCCACCACGACAGCTGTCT
This region includes:
- a CDS encoding STAS domain-containing protein, producing MHLIRRREPHLAVRSSEGLTTVELYGELDLVLVQRVRPELDDLTREATALTVDLRHLGFCDASGLGLLVRCAQRVRGRGAAWRLVCDQPMILRLIRLAGLDDVLRPEPSVPDPGGRAPDGAARPPAPRAGQPGRLPV
- a CDS encoding adenosine kinase; amino-acid sequence: MSSDSPSDAETDIDVLVLGGAGVDTIVYVPELPLPFADSHMIRPGIETRAGQTGDFVALGLHRLGLRTHHLDLVGADPEGELVRRFHRDQGIPLTEVPHPAGTKRAVNLVGPDGRRLSLYDATRGHDDDRLPPETVKALAARSGHAHVSITQPCAHALPALRDAGVTLSTDLHDWDGSSPYHEPFAHGADVVFLSAVALDDPERTMRGIAAHGRASVVVATAGADGAYLLDGAGSQLVHVPAVTPPAPVVDSNGAGDAFAAGFLAAWLSGAPVRECALHGSVAGAYACTVPATRTDAIGRDALRAEVARLSAAAGGH
- a CDS encoding GNAT family N-acetyltransferase — encoded protein: MPVPVVLAGRTVRLEPLAMRHAEGIAWAGALDRAAYAYTAVPHGLDASCDYIARALADQAAGRALPFALVNPRNGRVLGSTRFLELDYWRGPLVWPPTTGTPHGDPLTAVPDAVEIGNTWISTEARGTGVNTEAKYLMLRHAFETWGVRRLSMRADARNSRSRAAIERLGATCEGVRRAHSRGLDGVVRDTAFYSILDEEWPAVRGIIELRLPGLRPQGVLERAFPGETREHGGAGELLPA
- a CDS encoding ribonuclease H family protein; this translates as MTEKIIAACDGASKGNPGPAAWAWVIGAGDGEIAHWEAGPLGTATNNVAELTALLRLLEHMDPAVPAEVRMDSQYAMKAVTTWLPGWRRKGWKTSAGTPVANKDLVVRIDELLADRRVEFVYTPAHQVDGDPLNDAADRAASHTARTQEPAGSAAGSPLPPPEPGSSRPAAAKRVPKAAGATSRGPRKAGSSGAPTLKARFPGRCRCGKPYGKGETITKNSDGWGHPTCTDAAS
- a CDS encoding universal stress protein; this encodes MSEKTAVVVGVDGSEHSLRALEWALGVAHALEAPLTVAHVRPEALQLGSARIASLGPAPEMPDTVVDALAAHVGAKAEGLDVRYASLDGSVVDALSAAARDARLLVVGSRGRGGFKSLLLGSTSRTLAASAPCPVVVVPHEARAASLEGGARAGRVLLGLHTDETPDEVVAFAFQAAKRRGVPLEVVTAYPVPPSPALLIGAPAPALQVPPPLPDETPELVGLTARRQEERLRPFTERHPEVEVIPTVTPVDAAGRLVEDSREAGLLVVGRHRRHRVETLLVGSVAHAVLHHAACPVAVVPPAV